The proteins below are encoded in one region of Bosea sp. BIWAKO-01:
- a CDS encoding carbohydrate ABC transporter permease → MRKRSLPLTILKLFGVLAIAAWSILPIALIVMSSFKSDRDIFSLTSRFSFTPTLANYELLWSRWGDFFHGLWNSFLVTSGATVLAVAVSLLAGFAYSRHASRGLQASAFFLIFIRLIPPIVITLPLFPVVNWLGLNDTHLILIVLYATFFVSLGTIVMRTFIDQIPRELDEAAMIDGASQFQIIRRVIFPLAAQGMLAVAVFVIVYAWNEFLFAFIFTTTKAKTAPLVVAEMIGAVEGVEWGVLFAASAVQLLPVLAFVILMQKHLVAGLTAGAVKG, encoded by the coding sequence ATGCGTAAGCGCTCGCTCCCTCTTACCATCCTGAAGCTCTTCGGCGTCCTCGCGATCGCCGCCTGGTCGATCCTGCCGATCGCGCTGATCGTGATGTCGTCCTTCAAGTCGGACAGGGACATCTTCTCGTTGACCTCGCGGTTCAGCTTCACGCCGACGCTCGCCAATTACGAGCTGCTCTGGAGCCGCTGGGGCGACTTCTTCCACGGGCTCTGGAACAGCTTCCTGGTCACGTCCGGAGCGACCGTGCTTGCAGTCGCGGTTTCACTGCTCGCCGGCTTCGCTTATTCCCGTCACGCCAGCCGGGGCCTGCAGGCCAGCGCCTTCTTCCTGATCTTCATCCGGCTGATCCCGCCGATCGTGATCACCCTGCCGCTCTTCCCGGTGGTCAACTGGCTCGGGCTCAACGACACGCATCTCATCCTGATCGTGCTCTACGCGACCTTCTTCGTCTCGCTCGGCACCATCGTGATGCGCACCTTCATCGACCAGATTCCGCGCGAACTCGACGAGGCGGCGATGATCGACGGAGCCTCGCAGTTCCAGATCATCCGGCGCGTCATCTTCCCGCTGGCAGCACAAGGCATGCTGGCGGTCGCGGTGTTCGTCATCGTCTATGCCTGGAACGAGTTCCTCTTCGCCTTCATCTTCACCACGACCAAGGCCAAGACCGCGCCGCTGGTCGTCGCCGAGATGATCGGCGCGGTCGAGGGCGTCGAATGGGGTGTGCTCTTCGCCGCCTCGGCCGTCCAGCTGCTGCCGGTGCTCGCCTTCGTCATCCTCATGCAGAAGCACCTCGTCGCGGGCCTGACCGCCGGCGCGGTGAAGGGGTAG
- a CDS encoding carbohydrate ABC transporter permease, which produces MASRTPLSALALVSPVQLMVGGIIFLPAIYVFWLSLNQSSFGQAASFVGLANYAKVLGDPYFWRALINTVIVVAVVVHVELLLGLLMALFFASGVPFRALLLAIVLAPYAVSEVSAVVMWRYLFEPDVGMMSQALAWFGLPPIEWAVKPSHGLFMVSLLSIWLHLPFSFIIIYAARLSVPDELYEAGAIDGATRWIAFRRITLPLLMPALLIAALFRYIFAFRLFSEVWLMTGGGPARTTEVMAVYLYLEAFRYNSFGAAAATGWLLVLASLLLALFYLRSLYREMFRKHA; this is translated from the coding sequence ATGGCCAGCCGCACGCCCCTCTCCGCCCTCGCGCTCGTCAGCCCGGTCCAGTTGATGGTCGGCGGCATCATCTTCCTGCCGGCGATCTACGTGTTCTGGCTCAGCCTGAACCAGTCCTCCTTCGGGCAGGCCGCGAGCTTCGTCGGCCTCGCCAACTACGCCAAGGTGCTCGGCGACCCGTATTTCTGGCGGGCGCTGATCAACACGGTCATCGTCGTTGCCGTCGTCGTGCATGTCGAACTGCTGCTCGGCCTGCTCATGGCGCTGTTCTTCGCCTCGGGCGTGCCCTTCCGGGCACTCCTGCTCGCCATTGTGCTCGCCCCCTATGCGGTCAGCGAGGTCTCGGCGGTGGTGATGTGGCGTTATCTGTTTGAGCCCGATGTCGGAATGATGAGCCAGGCGCTCGCCTGGTTCGGGCTGCCCCCGATCGAATGGGCGGTGAAGCCGTCTCACGGCCTCTTCATGGTCTCCCTGCTCTCGATCTGGCTGCACCTGCCGTTCAGCTTCATCATCATCTACGCCGCAAGGCTTTCCGTCCCCGACGAACTCTACGAGGCCGGTGCCATCGATGGTGCGACACGCTGGATCGCGTTCCGCCGGATCACCTTGCCACTGCTGATGCCGGCGCTGCTGATCGCGGCCCTGTTCCGTTACATCTTCGCCTTCCGGCTGTTCTCCGAGGTCTGGTTGATGACCGGCGGTGGCCCGGCGCGCACCACCGAGGTGATGGCGGTCTATCTCTATCTCGAGGCGTTCCGGTACAACTCCTTCGGAGCCGCGGCCGCGACCGGCTGGCTGCTGGTGCTCGCCTCACTCCTGCTGGCGCTGTTCTACCTGCGCTCTCTCTACCGGGAGATGTTCAGAAAACATGCGTAA
- a CDS encoding mandelate racemase/muconate lactonizing enzyme family protein, whose translation MTGRSIARIESHPLRATLEKTQRTSQGDYPAIELVVVEVTTSDGITGYGEALARRGAAGYARLIDDALSPRLIGKDPADRRALWRLMRNALSGRPGGQLVEAISAIDIALWDIAGKATGEPIHKLLGGMGRRRVPAYASSINWLDDATVEAEVAAALTAGFREIKIKLGHPLKDAVARAKFIRKLTGDDIALYVDANWAYDVDDAMIVGRALADLGYGFFEEPIAPHDRAGYARLAQHLPIRLAAGESDYVASEALAMLQDRSLGLIQPDVTRSGGITETWRIAELAASFNTAYAPHVGWSGAICVAASLQLAAAAESLRTFECMVYANPLRDSFTTPVVGEGHQLVDGMLDVPQGPGLGIEIDREMLARHRIA comes from the coding sequence ATGACCGGCCGCAGCATCGCCAGGATCGAGTCCCATCCCCTGCGGGCGACACTCGAGAAGACGCAGCGCACCTCACAAGGTGACTATCCCGCGATCGAACTCGTTGTCGTCGAGGTCACGACCAGCGACGGCATCACCGGCTACGGCGAGGCGCTCGCGCGCCGCGGAGCCGCCGGCTATGCGCGCCTGATCGACGATGCGCTGAGCCCTCGACTGATTGGCAAGGATCCCGCAGACCGGCGGGCCCTGTGGAGGCTGATGCGCAATGCGCTCTCCGGGCGGCCCGGCGGGCAACTGGTCGAAGCGATATCCGCTATCGACATCGCTCTCTGGGATATTGCCGGCAAAGCAACCGGCGAACCGATCCACAAGCTGCTCGGTGGCATGGGACGCCGCCGTGTGCCGGCCTATGCCTCATCGATCAACTGGCTCGACGATGCGACGGTGGAAGCAGAGGTCGCAGCAGCGCTGACGGCCGGGTTCCGCGAGATCAAGATCAAGCTCGGCCATCCCCTGAAGGATGCGGTCGCGCGCGCCAAATTCATCCGCAAGCTCACCGGCGACGATATCGCCCTCTATGTCGACGCGAACTGGGCCTATGACGTTGATGACGCCATGATCGTCGGGCGGGCGCTGGCCGATCTCGGCTATGGCTTCTTCGAGGAGCCGATCGCGCCGCATGACCGCGCAGGCTACGCCCGCCTCGCCCAACACCTGCCGATCCGGCTCGCGGCCGGAGAGAGCGACTATGTCGCCAGCGAGGCCCTCGCGATGCTGCAGGACCGCTCGCTCGGCCTGATCCAGCCGGACGTCACGCGCTCGGGCGGCATCACCGAGACCTGGCGCATCGCTGAACTCGCCGCGAGTTTCAATACGGCCTATGCCCCCCATGTCGGCTGGTCGGGCGCGATCTGCGTTGCCGCCAGTCTGCAGCTTGCCGCCGCGGCCGAGAGCCTGCGGACCTTCGAGTGCATGGTCTACGCCAATCCGCTGCGTGACAGCTTCACCACACCGGTCGTCGGCGAAGGCCATCAGCTCGTCGACGGCATGCTCGACGTGCCGCAAGGCCCGGGGCTCGGCATCGAGATCGACCGCGAGATGCTCGCGCGCCACCGTATCGCCTGA
- a CDS encoding FadR/GntR family transcriptional regulator: protein MTEAATLPEIDSDPFGASDVVPTRLGDALIARITQAIHDGRLKPGDALPSEARLAASFGVSKPIAREAIRQLAAMGVVNIQQGKVTRVQALDAAPLDRFFRFAVRGSKTGLTEAVELRRILEPPIARYSAERRSPADVERLTGILVRMEASLGDVPRWIEADLDFHEAIAASAGNRLLDLQIQGLRPVIREVMEIFNSRSTRTQADWRKTYERHVRVVEAIRAGDAEAAEMAMNKHFEAAEAAIAELATLGEDHHDGRNRVGP, encoded by the coding sequence ATGACCGAAGCCGCGACACTGCCCGAGATCGACAGCGACCCGTTCGGCGCCTCCGATGTCGTGCCGACGCGGCTGGGCGATGCGTTGATCGCGCGCATTACCCAGGCGATCCATGATGGCAGGCTGAAGCCCGGCGACGCGCTTCCGTCCGAAGCGCGTCTTGCCGCATCCTTCGGAGTCAGCAAGCCGATCGCGCGCGAGGCGATCCGCCAGCTCGCAGCCATGGGCGTCGTCAATATCCAGCAAGGCAAGGTCACGCGCGTCCAGGCGCTCGATGCCGCTCCGCTCGATCGCTTCTTTCGCTTCGCCGTGAGAGGCAGCAAGACCGGGCTCACCGAGGCGGTCGAGCTGCGTCGCATCCTCGAGCCGCCGATCGCGCGTTACAGTGCCGAGCGTCGCTCGCCCGCCGATGTCGAGCGGCTGACGGGTATCCTCGTGCGCATGGAGGCGTCGCTCGGCGACGTGCCGCGCTGGATCGAGGCCGATCTCGATTTTCACGAGGCGATTGCCGCCTCCGCCGGCAACCGTCTGCTTGATCTTCAGATCCAGGGCCTTCGTCCGGTGATCCGCGAAGTGATGGAGATCTTCAATTCGCGCAGCACCCGCACGCAGGCCGACTGGCGCAAGACCTATGAGCGCCATGTCCGCGTTGTCGAGGCGATCCGTGCCGGCGATGCCGAGGCGGCGGAAATGGCCATGAACAAGCATTTCGAAGCGGCTGAAGCCGCCATCGCGGAACTCGCGACACTCGGGGAGGATCATCATGACGGCAGGAACAGGGTTGGACCGTAG
- a CDS encoding ABC transporter substrate-binding protein: protein MTAGTGLDRRQILGGFIGLSFADAAPAFAQQGGPFNVFAHRVMQTVATGAQGGDITKDWAQKNGATIQWTTFDTGPLQERLFREASLSESTVDVGFVLNTQVIPRAANLFEPLDSYLSRDPLEDPADIFPGLMEGMKVGGKQLAIPFRHASSGLHYNEELLAEKGFSKPPASIEELVEIAKACTYRRTDGTAVVGLCMPGVTYPNVIDIARAWDGDFITPDFKCVADQPPMLNAIKLLRALFEAGAFPRNFATLSPEDVNVWMQTGRAAMSLQSMGRNRIYNDPQKSKFPGKVRTVAVPASKTLAGKYEAAPAKVEFWGMVIPRNAKRKDLAWSFIKAMTAKDATLKAALNGNGPVRASTYADAGFANTVPYAAEELKVLKVARVPLPAFDEAARAGDLFKEEAEAAVLGMKTPEEAMSSLVKRVRPLLPA, encoded by the coding sequence ATGACGGCAGGAACAGGGTTGGACCGTAGGCAGATCCTGGGCGGCTTCATCGGCCTGAGCTTTGCCGACGCCGCTCCGGCCTTCGCGCAGCAGGGCGGTCCTTTCAACGTCTTCGCACATCGCGTGATGCAGACCGTCGCCACCGGTGCACAAGGCGGCGACATCACGAAGGACTGGGCGCAGAAGAATGGCGCCACGATCCAGTGGACGACCTTTGATACTGGTCCCTTGCAGGAGCGGCTGTTTCGCGAGGCAAGCCTCTCCGAAAGCACCGTCGACGTCGGCTTCGTGCTGAACACGCAGGTGATCCCGCGCGCCGCCAACCTGTTCGAGCCGCTCGACAGCTATCTGAGTCGCGATCCGCTGGAAGACCCGGCGGACATCTTTCCTGGCCTGATGGAAGGCATGAAGGTCGGCGGCAAGCAGCTCGCGATTCCGTTCCGCCATGCCTCGTCGGGGCTGCACTACAATGAGGAATTGCTGGCCGAGAAGGGCTTTTCGAAGCCGCCGGCCTCGATCGAAGAACTGGTCGAGATCGCCAAGGCCTGCACCTATCGCCGCACAGACGGCACCGCCGTGGTGGGCCTGTGCATGCCCGGCGTCACCTATCCGAACGTGATCGATATCGCTCGCGCCTGGGACGGCGACTTCATCACGCCCGACTTCAAATGCGTTGCCGACCAGCCACCGATGCTGAATGCCATCAAGCTCCTGCGCGCCTTGTTCGAGGCCGGTGCCTTCCCGCGCAATTTCGCGACGCTCTCGCCTGAGGACGTCAATGTCTGGATGCAGACCGGGCGCGCCGCGATGAGTCTGCAGAGCATGGGCCGCAATCGGATCTACAACGATCCGCAGAAGTCGAAATTTCCCGGCAAGGTCAGGACGGTCGCCGTCCCTGCCTCGAAGACGCTGGCCGGCAAATACGAAGCTGCGCCCGCCAAGGTCGAGTTCTGGGGCATGGTCATCCCCAGGAACGCCAAGCGCAAGGATCTTGCCTGGAGCTTCATCAAGGCAATGACCGCCAAGGATGCGACCCTGAAGGCTGCTCTCAACGGCAATGGCCCGGTCCGCGCCTCGACCTATGCCGATGCCGGCTTCGCCAACACCGTCCCCTATGCGGCGGAAGAGTTGAAGGTGCTCAAGGTCGCCCGTGTGCCGCTGCCGGCCTTCGACGAGGCGGCCCGCGCCGGCGACCTGTTCAAGGAAGAGGCCGAAGCCGCCGTGCTCGGCATGAAGACGCCGGAGGAGGCCATGTCCTCGCTCGTCAAGCGCGTGCGGCCCCTGCTGCCGGCCTGA
- a CDS encoding ABC transporter substrate-binding protein, which translates to MDNRTLTRRRFGLLATGAAASLALPRRTFAQARTVTPLGHRVHQTSATTGPGGDATEAWRKQAGAAVNWVTFGDVNAIHERLLREVTLAETSIDVAYLLNGRAVPRNLKLFEPLDALLRDAPVEDFADFAPGLVDPLKVDGALHGIPVRHATNALIYNEALLEERGITKLPGTFEELIEAARKLTFKREDGTQVNGLAFTAVFASNFLTLARCLGGDYMTSDGKLVAAEAPMVKALAVLAELYKAGVLPRNFATVNNEEITTWMQQGRAAMTINPFARLVTYNDPAKGKYGGRFKSLLPPMASDLVGKVAFAPTVEFWSLVIPRNSKQKPLSWDFIRALSSKAGTKTMALNGNGPVRISTYADPALIAAMPYAADEAAALKASRIHLPAFDEQARAHDIFIEETQAAVLGIKPPQQAMDDAVKRVRPLLG; encoded by the coding sequence ATGGACAATCGCACTCTTACGCGCCGCCGCTTCGGCCTGCTCGCCACCGGAGCGGCCGCGTCGTTGGCTCTGCCGCGGCGAACCTTCGCTCAGGCCCGGACGGTGACGCCGCTCGGGCACCGCGTCCACCAGACCTCGGCCACGACGGGACCGGGCGGCGACGCCACCGAAGCCTGGCGCAAGCAGGCGGGCGCGGCGGTCAACTGGGTCACTTTCGGCGACGTCAACGCCATCCACGAGCGTCTCCTCCGCGAGGTCACGCTGGCCGAGACCTCGATCGATGTCGCCTATCTGCTCAACGGCCGTGCCGTACCGCGCAATCTCAAACTGTTCGAGCCGCTGGATGCGTTGCTGCGGGATGCGCCCGTCGAGGATTTCGCCGATTTTGCGCCGGGGCTGGTCGATCCATTGAAGGTCGATGGCGCCCTGCACGGCATTCCGGTTCGCCATGCCACCAATGCCTTGATCTATAATGAGGCGCTGCTGGAAGAACGCGGCATCACCAAGCTGCCTGGCACCTTCGAGGAGTTGATCGAGGCGGCGCGCAAGCTGACCTTCAAGCGTGAGGACGGCACACAGGTCAACGGCCTCGCTTTCACCGCGGTCTTTGCCTCCAATTTCCTGACGCTCGCCCGCTGTCTCGGCGGCGACTACATGACCAGCGATGGCAAGCTCGTCGCGGCCGAGGCGCCCATGGTGAAGGCCCTGGCGGTGCTCGCCGAGCTCTACAAGGCCGGCGTGCTCCCGCGCAATTTCGCGACCGTCAACAACGAGGAGATCACCACCTGGATGCAGCAGGGCAGGGCGGCGATGACGATCAACCCCTTCGCCCGGCTGGTGACCTATAACGATCCGGCCAAGGGCAAGTATGGCGGGCGCTTCAAGTCGCTGCTGCCGCCGATGGCCTCCGACCTCGTCGGCAAGGTCGCATTTGCGCCGACAGTCGAGTTCTGGTCGCTGGTGATCCCCAGGAACAGCAAGCAGAAGCCGCTGTCCTGGGATTTCATCCGGGCTCTCTCGTCGAAGGCCGGCACCAAGACGATGGCGCTGAATGGCAACGGTCCGGTCCGAATCTCGACCTATGCCGACCCGGCGCTGATTGCCGCGATGCCCTATGCGGCAGACGAGGCGGCTGCGCTCAAGGCCTCTCGCATCCACCTTCCGGCCTTCGACGAGCAGGCGCGCGCCCACGACATCTTCATCGAGGAGACGCAGGCCGCGGTGCTCGGCATCAAGCCGCCGCAGCAGGCGATGGACGACGCGGTGAAGCGCGTTCGCCCGCTGCTCGGCTAG
- a CDS encoding SDR family NAD(P)-dependent oxidoreductase, with protein MQALQGRVALITGAARGIGLAVASELARAGAHAVLHDRDAAATEAALEPLQGGGLKASGLIADLADLAAPVRMRDDLRVQGLAPDILVLCASAELRERWDAVSDRALALQSEVNLHATLRLIQAFLPGMITGGFGRVVAIGSVQEARPNADCLYYAATKAAQTSVILNLARTVRAPDVTFNVIKPGAILTDRNRAVLADPVYEAAVLERVPLGRIGAPRDCAGVALLLCRDEGAYINGAEIAVDGGLRL; from the coding sequence GTGCAAGCGCTTCAAGGTCGCGTCGCGCTCATCACCGGCGCGGCGCGGGGGATTGGTCTGGCCGTGGCATCGGAACTGGCCAGGGCCGGTGCCCATGCCGTGCTTCATGATCGCGATGCGGCCGCAACCGAGGCGGCGCTTGAGCCGCTGCAAGGGGGCGGGCTTAAGGCGAGCGGCCTGATCGCGGATCTTGCCGATCTGGCCGCGCCGGTGCGGATGCGTGATGACCTGAGGGTTCAGGGCCTTGCCCCCGACATCCTGGTGCTGTGCGCTTCGGCCGAGCTCAGGGAGCGATGGGACGCTGTCAGCGATCGCGCCCTCGCATTGCAGAGCGAAGTCAACCTCCACGCCACGTTACGCCTGATCCAGGCCTTCCTGCCCGGCATGATCACGGGCGGCTTTGGCCGGGTGGTCGCGATCGGCAGCGTTCAAGAGGCCAGGCCCAATGCCGATTGCCTCTACTATGCCGCCACCAAGGCGGCCCAGACCAGCGTGATCCTGAATCTCGCGCGCACCGTGCGGGCGCCGGATGTCACCTTCAACGTGATCAAACCGGGCGCAATCCTGACCGATCGCAATCGCGCCGTGCTGGCCGACCCCGTCTATGAGGCAGCGGTCCTGGAGCGCGTCCCACTTGGGCGGATCGGCGCACCACGCGACTGCGCCGGGGTGGCGCTGCTGCTGTGCCGCGACGAGGGAGCCTATATCAACGGCGCCGAGATCGCGGTCGATGGCGGATTGCGATTGTAG
- a CDS encoding L,D-transpeptidase, whose product MLRAIVLFVAALALSAPAHAYDNTVSRGLADFLNIFSEQPIPRQIVPWGRQYAPGTIVISTSQRRLFYVLGNGQAIRYGVGVGRQGFSWSGTKFVTRKREWPDWRPPAQMLKRRPDLPRYMPGGIDNPLGARALYLGSSLYRIHGSNEPNTIGAAVSSGCIRMTNRDVVDLYDRVRTGTKVVVLR is encoded by the coding sequence ATGCTGCGCGCTATCGTTCTTTTCGTTGCGGCGCTGGCGCTTTCAGCGCCTGCCCACGCCTACGACAATACGGTCAGCCGCGGGCTTGCCGATTTCCTGAACATCTTCAGCGAACAGCCGATCCCTCGCCAGATCGTGCCGTGGGGCAGGCAATACGCGCCTGGCACGATCGTCATCTCAACGAGCCAGCGGCGACTTTTCTACGTGCTCGGGAACGGGCAGGCGATCCGCTATGGCGTCGGCGTCGGACGGCAGGGCTTTAGCTGGTCGGGGACCAAGTTCGTCACGAGAAAGCGCGAATGGCCGGATTGGCGCCCCCCGGCGCAGATGCTCAAACGCCGGCCCGATTTGCCGCGCTACATGCCGGGCGGCATCGACAATCCCCTGGGCGCGCGCGCGCTCTATCTCGGATCAAGCCTGTATCGCATCCATGGCTCCAATGAGCCCAACACCATCGGAGCGGCCGTATCGTCAGGCTGCATCCGAATGACCAATCGCGATGTTGTCGACCTCTACGATCGCGTCAGGACTGGTACCAAGGTCGTCGTGCTGCGGTGA
- a CDS encoding aspartate/glutamate racemase family protein: MNGNFTSARATGVVTDLGIGVLMLDTQFQRLPGDIGNGRTWPFPVQFRVVRGASPDAVVHGQAAGLLEPFIDAALDLVATGVRGITTSCGFLALLQKEMAAALPVPVATSSLLQAPVIEAMLPAGQQVGILTFAADALTRRHLAAVGVRTDTPIEGLAPESLFRRVYGGQGGISDFATLEREVIDAALALVARHPNVGAILCECTNLPPHAAAIAEATGRPVFDIIGFIDWFARSLTPPRYARR, encoded by the coding sequence GTGAACGGCAATTTCACTTCCGCGCGGGCAACCGGCGTCGTAACCGATCTCGGGATCGGCGTGCTCATGCTCGACACGCAGTTCCAGCGCCTGCCCGGCGATATCGGCAACGGGCGGACATGGCCTTTCCCGGTGCAGTTCCGTGTTGTGCGCGGCGCAAGTCCGGATGCGGTGGTCCATGGGCAGGCCGCCGGACTGCTCGAACCCTTCATCGATGCGGCGCTCGATCTCGTCGCGACCGGCGTGCGCGGCATAACGACGAGCTGCGGCTTCCTGGCGCTCCTGCAGAAGGAGATGGCGGCCGCGCTGCCGGTGCCGGTGGCGACGAGCAGCCTGCTCCAGGCACCGGTGATCGAGGCGATGCTACCCGCCGGCCAACAGGTCGGCATCCTCACCTTCGCAGCGGACGCGCTGACCCGAAGGCACCTCGCAGCAGTCGGCGTCAGGACGGACACGCCGATCGAAGGCCTGGCGCCGGAGAGCCTGTTTCGTCGCGTCTATGGCGGCCAGGGCGGAATTTCGGATTTCGCGACGCTCGAGCGGGAGGTCATCGATGCAGCGCTGGCGCTCGTGGCCAGGCATCCCAATGTCGGGGCGATCCTCTGCGAATGCACCAATCTGCCGCCTCACGCCGCTGCGATTGCAGAGGCGACCGGACGCCCGGTCTTCGACATCATCGGCTTCATCGACTGGTTTGCGCGCAGCTTGACGCCTCCAAGATATGCGCGGCGCTGA
- a CDS encoding DUF6494 family protein, with protein MDEDRFNMAVRKFLKEVGVTSQREIERVVREGDLQGRVVRLRMSLTSEDVPSLQHSVETTIDLR; from the coding sequence ATGGATGAGGACCGTTTCAACATGGCCGTCCGGAAGTTCCTGAAGGAGGTCGGAGTGACCTCTCAACGCGAGATCGAGCGCGTCGTACGCGAAGGAGACCTGCAGGGACGCGTCGTGCGCCTGCGGATGAGTCTCACGTCAGAGGATGTGCCCTCGCTTCAGCACAGTGTCGAGACGACCATCGACCTCCGCTGA
- a CDS encoding M81 family metallopeptidase: MSRTRRILLAALFHETHSFVDEITTLADFTIRRGGEILQRRGDGSTLDGFLEVAEAEGWEVVPTIDYTALPSGTVEQAVFDRFRGEFDAGLTAALANGGLDGIWLALHGAMVTSACLDPEGALLAHIRAVPGCENLPVFGVFDLHANFTAAMAAHANGLVAYRENPHTDARESAKRAAQLLARALNENSLPRMYSCNAPVMWPPTGTGTADRPMRELEAMARAIESEDPAIWAVNVVGGYSFSDVPEAGVAFCVVTTGAEAEAREALARLSETAVALRAFGLPSEWDLDGAVAELLRLPGGPYIVVEPADNIGGGAPGDGTSVLRAFLRHQVENCAVAIADAAAVAALADARPGDVRRISVGGKGSAIAEGPVEIEARFVSRSDGDFALEDLNSHLAASQGAHFSMGPSAVVTTGRGISVLLTSRKTPPFDLGQFRSQGIHPESMKAIGVKAAVAHRRAYDKIAKGSYTVATAGPCTSKIASLPYTQLRQPVFPIHAEDTPNEG, from the coding sequence ATGTCACGCACCCGCCGCATCCTGCTCGCCGCGCTGTTCCACGAGACGCACAGCTTCGTCGACGAGATTACGACACTTGCCGACTTCACGATCCGACGTGGCGGCGAGATCTTGCAGCGGCGTGGGGACGGTTCCACCCTCGATGGCTTCCTGGAGGTGGCGGAAGCCGAGGGATGGGAGGTCGTGCCGACCATCGATTACACCGCCCTGCCCTCGGGCACCGTCGAACAGGCTGTCTTCGATCGCTTCCGAGGCGAGTTTGACGCGGGGCTCACGGCCGCCCTCGCGAATGGCGGCCTCGACGGCATCTGGCTCGCGCTGCACGGCGCCATGGTGACGTCGGCATGTCTCGACCCGGAGGGCGCTTTGCTCGCCCATATCCGTGCGGTGCCCGGCTGCGAGAACCTGCCGGTCTTCGGTGTCTTCGACCTCCACGCGAATTTCACCGCGGCCATGGCTGCACACGCCAACGGCCTCGTCGCCTATCGCGAGAACCCTCACACCGATGCTCGGGAATCGGCCAAGCGCGCGGCGCAGCTGCTCGCGCGGGCCCTGAACGAGAACAGCCTTCCGCGCATGTATTCGTGCAACGCCCCCGTCATGTGGCCACCGACAGGAACCGGAACGGCCGACCGGCCGATGCGCGAGCTTGAGGCCATGGCTCGGGCGATCGAAAGCGAGGATCCCGCGATCTGGGCTGTCAACGTCGTCGGCGGCTATTCATTCTCCGATGTTCCCGAGGCCGGCGTCGCATTCTGCGTGGTGACCACGGGAGCGGAAGCTGAGGCGCGCGAAGCCCTGGCGCGGCTCAGTGAAACGGCCGTGGCCTTGCGCGCCTTCGGCCTGCCGAGCGAGTGGGATCTCGACGGCGCCGTCGCGGAGCTGCTGCGCCTCCCGGGCGGCCCCTATATCGTCGTCGAGCCGGCGGACAATATCGGTGGCGGCGCGCCAGGCGACGGCACGTCCGTGCTCCGCGCGTTCCTGCGCCATCAGGTCGAGAACTGTGCCGTCGCCATTGCCGACGCGGCGGCGGTTGCCGCGCTTGCTGATGCCAGGCCGGGCGATGTCCGCAGGATCTCGGTCGGCGGCAAGGGGAGCGCCATCGCCGAAGGCCCGGTCGAGATCGAGGCCCGGTTCGTCAGCCGAAGCGATGGCGACTTTGCGCTGGAGGACCTGAACAGCCATCTCGCCGCCTCCCAGGGTGCCCATTTCAGCATGGGGCCCTCCGCCGTGGTGACCACTGGACGCGGCATCAGCGTGCTGCTGACCAGCCGCAAGACGCCTCCCTTCGACCTTGGGCAGTTCCGCTCGCAGGGCATCCATCCGGAGTCGATGAAGGCGATCGGCGTCAAGGCGGCCGTGGCGCATCGGCGCGCCTACGACAAAATCGCCAAGGGCAGCTACACGGTTGCGACGGCCGGCCCCTGCACCAGCAAGATCGCTTCGCTGCCCTATACGCAGCTCCGCCAGCCCGTGTTTCCGATCCATGCGGAGGACACGCCGAACGAAGGGTGA